In Acinetobacter pittii, one genomic interval encodes:
- the ybbK gene encoding DUF523 domain-containing protein: protein MILVSACLIGEPVRYDGKSCPNTILKQLLINKKAQALCPELLGGFTTPRLPAEIVGGTGQDVLDGKAKITDSSGSDVTDLYLKGAYRTLEVAQQIKASCVVLKENSPSCGSQKIYNGTFQGEKIVGTGITTALLRRHGFEVISENEIEDWLVEHPL from the coding sequence ATGATCTTAGTGAGCGCCTGTTTAATTGGTGAACCTGTTCGATATGATGGTAAATCTTGTCCAAATACCATACTTAAGCAGCTATTAATCAATAAAAAAGCCCAAGCATTATGCCCAGAGTTATTAGGGGGTTTTACTACACCTCGCTTACCTGCAGAGATTGTAGGAGGAACAGGGCAAGATGTGCTTGATGGCAAAGCAAAAATTACCGATTCATCTGGTTCAGATGTAACTGATCTATATTTAAAAGGTGCTTATCGCACACTAGAAGTCGCACAACAAATAAAAGCAAGTTGTGTGGTATTAAAAGAAAATAGTCCGTCTTGCGGCAGTCAAAAAATTTATAACGGTACTTTTCAAGGCGAAAAAATTGTGGGAACTGGAATCACCACGGCACTGTTGCGGCGCCATGGTTTTGAAGTGATTTCTGAAAATGAAATTGAAGATTGGTTAGTAGAGCACCCTCTTTAA
- the maiA gene encoding maleylacetoacetate isomerase, with product MKLYSYFRSSAAYRVRIGLNIKGLAYETVPVHLVKNEQQSEDYLKLNRSALVPTLIDGGLTLSQSLSILEYLDEQYPETKLLPSDVQERAKIRAFAQAIACDLHPLNNLRVLKYLKNELNVSDEQKNYWYQHWIIEGFQNLEQQLQDSNGQFCFGQQATIADCCLIPQVYNAKRFKIDLSAFPKVESIYHHCLSIPAFYNAAPEQQPDWE from the coding sequence ATGAAGCTGTATAGTTACTTTCGTAGCTCTGCAGCTTACAGAGTACGGATTGGCCTCAACATTAAAGGCTTAGCTTATGAGACTGTTCCAGTTCATCTGGTAAAAAATGAACAGCAGAGCGAAGACTATTTAAAGTTAAACCGCAGTGCTCTTGTGCCGACCTTAATTGATGGTGGTTTAACCTTGTCTCAATCGTTAAGTATTTTGGAATATTTGGATGAGCAATATCCAGAAACCAAGTTACTTCCAAGTGATGTGCAAGAGAGAGCCAAAATCCGTGCCTTTGCCCAAGCAATCGCCTGCGATCTTCACCCATTAAACAACTTACGCGTACTGAAATATTTAAAAAATGAATTAAATGTTTCAGATGAGCAGAAAAACTATTGGTATCAGCACTGGATTATTGAAGGCTTTCAAAATCTCGAACAGCAACTTCAAGATTCAAATGGACAATTTTGCTTTGGACAACAAGCAACAATTGCGGATTGCTGCCTAATTCCACAGGTCTACAACGCGAAACGCTTCAAGATTGATTTATCTGCGTTTCCAAAAGTTGAATCGATTTATCACCATTGTTTGTCTATCCCAGCCTTCTATAACGCGGCGCCAGAACAACAACCAGATTGGGAATAG
- the aroP gene encoding amino acid permease: MSAQEQGNLKHGLSNRHIQLIALGGAIGTGLFLGISQSIKLAGPSVILGYAIAGFIAFLMMRQLGEMVVEEPVSGSFSHFAYKYWGPFAGFMSGWNYWVLNVLVCMAELSAIGLYIQYWWPQIPTWASALTFFVLINGINLLHVKFFGEMEFWFSIVKILAILAMIGFGSYLLATGTAGPQASISNLWALGGFFPFGVEGLVMAMAVIIFAFGGIELFGITAAEARDPDKTLPKAVNQIIYRILIFYIATLFVLFSLFPWNQMAQGGSPFVMVFASLDSQGIATLLNFVILTAAVSVYNGTSYCSSRMLLGLAQQGNAPKVFARINKRGIPTNAVILSAAVTILCVLLNYIFPEKAFGLLMMLVVAAIVINWVVISWTHLKFRKYMQRQGQTTKFPSFMYPFSNYLCILFMLGILIVMSLTPDMRVAVMMIPGWILCLMVAYQFKRRKLKAEQSIRALEADI; the protein is encoded by the coding sequence ATGTCAGCACAAGAGCAAGGAAACCTGAAACATGGTTTGAGTAATCGGCACATCCAGCTTATTGCATTGGGTGGGGCGATTGGCACAGGGCTTTTTCTTGGTATATCACAATCGATTAAATTAGCAGGTCCATCGGTCATCCTCGGTTATGCCATTGCAGGATTTATTGCTTTTTTAATGATGCGCCAGCTTGGTGAAATGGTGGTTGAAGAGCCAGTAAGTGGTTCTTTTAGTCATTTTGCCTACAAATATTGGGGACCATTTGCCGGGTTCATGTCAGGATGGAACTATTGGGTACTCAATGTCCTCGTCTGCATGGCAGAACTCAGTGCAATTGGTCTTTACATTCAATATTGGTGGCCGCAAATCCCGACGTGGGCATCTGCTTTAACCTTCTTTGTCTTAATTAATGGCATTAATCTGCTCCACGTTAAGTTTTTTGGCGAAATGGAATTTTGGTTTTCTATTGTCAAAATCTTGGCGATTCTTGCAATGATTGGCTTTGGTTCATATCTACTTGCAACAGGCACAGCAGGTCCACAGGCAAGCATTTCGAACCTCTGGGCACTTGGCGGTTTCTTCCCGTTTGGTGTTGAAGGCTTAGTCATGGCAATGGCGGTTATTATTTTTGCTTTTGGTGGTATTGAGCTGTTCGGTATTACTGCGGCTGAAGCACGTGACCCTGATAAAACTTTACCTAAAGCTGTGAATCAAATTATTTACCGTATTTTGATTTTCTATATTGCGACACTTTTTGTTTTATTCTCGCTATTCCCATGGAATCAAATGGCACAAGGCGGAAGCCCGTTTGTGATGGTTTTTGCTTCTTTAGATAGCCAAGGCATTGCAACGTTATTGAACTTTGTCATTTTGACAGCAGCGGTTTCAGTTTATAACGGCACAAGTTATTGCAGTAGCCGTATGCTATTGGGCCTTGCACAACAAGGAAATGCACCAAAAGTATTTGCACGTATTAATAAACGCGGTATTCCAACCAACGCAGTGATCCTTTCTGCGGCAGTCACTATTTTATGTGTACTGTTAAATTATATTTTCCCTGAAAAAGCATTTGGTTTACTGATGATGCTGGTGGTTGCGGCGATTGTGATTAACTGGGTAGTCATTTCATGGACGCACTTAAAATTCCGCAAATATATGCAGCGCCAAGGGCAAACAACCAAGTTCCCAAGCTTTATGTATCCGTTTAGCAACTATCTATGCATATTATTTATGCTTGGCATTTTGATCGTGATGTCTTTAACACCAGATATGCGTGTTGCGGTCATGATGATTCCTGGCTGGATTTTGTGTTTGATGGTGGCTTATCAATTTAAACGCCGGAAATTAAAAGCTGAGCAGTCTATACGCGCTTTAGAAGCAGATATTTAA
- the fahA gene encoding fumarylacetoacetase, producing MEQKLNSFIEVSPQSDFTIHNLPYGIFSRTNESDRQVGVAIGDWVIDLAALEKHGLLKLSEQDTYFNQPTLNKFIESGKANWSKVRKTLQSLLSVENLTLQENEALRQEVLVKQDSVTLHLPLQVPGYTDFYSSKEHATNVGCMFRDPKNALLPNWSELPVGYNGRASSVVVSGTQIVRPSGQIKLPNEERPVFSATRKLDFELETAFVIGKPTELGQPISIENAWDHIFGMVLLNDWSARDIQQWEYVPLGPFNAKTFASSISPWVVTLEALEPFKVEGPKQEPKPLAYLQENIANSYDINLSVEIQSPKSAQPDVICKTNFKYMYWSMAQQLTHHTIAGCNVQVGDLMGSGTISGSTPDSYGSLLELTWNTTKPLTLANGETRGFLQDGDTLIMKGHCEKNGIRIGFGEVRNTVLPALTFDFAETSEPDYEAV from the coding sequence ATGGAACAAAAACTAAACTCTTTTATTGAAGTTTCACCTCAATCAGATTTCACTATTCATAATTTGCCTTACGGTATTTTTAGTAGAACTAACGAAAGTGATCGTCAAGTTGGTGTAGCAATCGGTGATTGGGTGATTGATCTCGCTGCGCTTGAAAAGCACGGGCTTTTAAAACTTTCAGAACAAGACACATATTTTAACCAGCCTACACTGAATAAATTTATCGAGTCTGGCAAAGCCAACTGGTCAAAAGTTCGTAAGACACTACAGTCTCTTCTCTCGGTTGAAAATTTAACACTTCAAGAAAATGAAGCATTGCGCCAAGAAGTTTTGGTTAAACAAGACAGCGTAACTTTGCATTTACCACTTCAAGTCCCGGGTTATACCGATTTTTATTCTTCTAAAGAACATGCGACCAATGTGGGCTGTATGTTCCGCGATCCTAAAAATGCTTTACTGCCAAACTGGAGTGAATTACCTGTTGGTTATAATGGCCGTGCTAGTTCTGTTGTAGTCAGTGGTACTCAAATCGTTCGTCCATCTGGACAAATTAAGCTTCCAAATGAAGAGCGCCCAGTTTTTTCAGCGACACGTAAACTCGATTTTGAACTTGAAACAGCATTTGTTATTGGTAAACCAACGGAGCTTGGGCAACCTATCTCGATTGAAAATGCATGGGACCATATTTTTGGAATGGTTTTGCTGAACGACTGGTCAGCACGCGATATCCAGCAATGGGAATATGTTCCACTTGGACCCTTTAACGCAAAAACTTTTGCAAGTTCGATTTCTCCTTGGGTAGTCACGCTTGAAGCACTTGAGCCATTTAAGGTGGAAGGCCCAAAACAAGAGCCTAAACCTTTAGCGTATTTACAAGAAAATATCGCAAATAGTTACGACATTAATTTGAGTGTTGAAATTCAAAGCCCGAAATCAGCACAACCTGATGTGATCTGCAAAACCAATTTCAAATATATGTATTGGTCAATGGCTCAGCAGTTGACTCACCACACGATTGCAGGCTGTAACGTTCAGGTCGGTGACTTGATGGGCTCAGGTACCATTTCTGGTTCTACGCCAGATTCATATGGCAGCTTGCTTGAGCTGACTTGGAACACCACCAAGCCTTTAACACTCGCCAATGGTGAAACTCGTGGTTTCTTGCAAGACGGCGATACCCTGATCATGAAAGGTCACTGTGAGAAAAATGGTATTCGCATTGGCTTTGGCGAGGTTCGAAACACGGTTCTTCCTGCATTAACTTTCGATTTTGCAGAAACTTCGGAGCCTGACTATGAAGCTGTATAG
- the zigA gene encoding zinc metallochaperone GTPase ZigA → MISLKIIQRDQAMHTAIANSFAKLPVTVLSGFLGAGKTTLLNHILNNREGRRIAVIVNDMSEVNIDAALVREGGAELSRTDEKLVEMSNGCICCTLREDLLVEVRRLADEGRFDQLVIESTGISEPLPVAETFTFEDEDGNSLNEFARLDTMVTVVDAFNFLKDYSSVDLLQERGESLGEQDERTVVDLLIDQIEFCDVIVLNKIDLIDQAQQNQLIAILKTLNPRARIEIAQFGKIALDKILNTQLFDFDEAAQAPGWLKELRGEHTPETEEYGISSFVYRARRPFHPERFYDLVQSEWPGVVRSKGFFWLAAEPTLAYSWSQAGAMARHGLAGYWWAAVAEEDWPSDLASIEEIKKNWDARTGDARQELVLIGMQMDEQALIQRLDRCLLNDEEMALGPQAWQSWSNPFKQDNETMLIA, encoded by the coding sequence ATGATCAGTTTAAAGATTATTCAAAGAGATCAAGCCATGCACACTGCAATCGCCAACTCATTTGCCAAGCTTCCAGTCACTGTTTTGTCAGGCTTTTTGGGTGCAGGAAAGACCACATTACTCAACCATATTTTAAATAACCGTGAAGGCCGCCGTATTGCCGTGATTGTCAATGATATGTCTGAGGTAAATATTGATGCGGCATTAGTACGCGAAGGTGGAGCAGAGCTTTCAAGAACAGATGAAAAGCTGGTTGAAATGAGTAATGGTTGTATCTGTTGCACGCTACGAGAAGATTTACTGGTTGAGGTGAGGCGTTTAGCTGATGAAGGACGCTTTGACCAATTGGTGATTGAGTCTACTGGCATTTCAGAACCTTTACCTGTGGCAGAAACCTTTACCTTTGAAGATGAAGATGGAAACTCTCTAAATGAATTCGCTCGACTTGACACCATGGTCACGGTAGTCGATGCTTTTAACTTTCTTAAAGATTACAGTTCGGTTGACTTACTACAAGAGCGTGGTGAATCATTAGGCGAGCAAGATGAAAGAACTGTGGTTGACCTTCTTATCGATCAGATCGAGTTTTGTGATGTGATTGTGCTGAATAAAATTGATTTGATTGACCAAGCTCAGCAAAACCAGCTCATCGCAATTTTAAAAACTCTCAATCCACGTGCTCGAATTGAAATTGCTCAATTTGGAAAGATTGCTTTAGATAAAATATTAAATACACAGCTATTCGATTTTGATGAAGCCGCACAAGCACCAGGCTGGTTAAAAGAGTTGCGCGGCGAGCATACGCCAGAGACTGAAGAGTATGGAATCAGTAGCTTTGTTTACCGTGCACGTCGACCTTTCCATCCCGAGCGTTTTTATGATTTAGTACAGTCTGAATGGCCGGGTGTCGTCCGTTCTAAAGGCTTTTTCTGGTTGGCTGCTGAACCGACATTGGCTTATTCATGGTCACAAGCGGGAGCAATGGCTCGCCACGGCTTAGCAGGTTACTGGTGGGCGGCCGTTGCAGAAGAAGACTGGCCGAGTGACCTAGCCAGTATTGAAGAAATTAAGAAAAACTGGGATGCCCGCACAGGTGATGCACGTCAGGAACTGGTTTTAATTGGTATGCAAATGGATGAGCAAGCCTTAATACAACGTTTAGATCGTTGCTTGTTAAATGATGAAGAAATGGCTTTAGGACCACAAGCTTGGCAGAGCTGGTCTAATCCTTTTAAGCAAGATAATGAAACCATGTTGATCGCTTAA
- the hppD gene encoding 4-hydroxyphenylpyruvate dioxygenase: MDILENPLELCGFAFIEFVSKENELDPVFETIGFSKVAKHKSKEAYLWRQGNINIILNYQPESYASFFFNEHGPSACAMGFKTRDAAKAFQKAVELGAEPMYSKVGPMELNIPAIKGIGGMPIFLVDRDIYENDFVFFDDAEKRPVGAGLNEIDHLTHNVYKGRMEYWANFYEKIFNFQEIRYFDIKGEYTGLTSKALTAPDGMIRIPLNEDSDKGNGQIAEFLSDFNGEGIQHIAFICDDLISTWDKLKGLGLKFMTPPPNTYYEMLEDRLPEHGEPTDELKQRGILLDGNTKDGQKKLLLQIFSENMIGPVFFEFIQRKDDDGFGEGNFKALFESIERDQIRRGVLETK; encoded by the coding sequence ATGGATATTTTAGAGAACCCATTAGAATTATGCGGTTTTGCATTTATTGAATTTGTTTCAAAAGAAAATGAATTAGATCCAGTTTTTGAAACGATCGGCTTTTCAAAAGTAGCCAAGCATAAATCGAAAGAAGCGTACTTATGGCGTCAAGGAAATATCAATATTATCCTGAATTATCAGCCAGAATCTTATGCTTCATTCTTCTTTAATGAACATGGTCCATCTGCTTGTGCGATGGGTTTTAAAACACGTGATGCAGCAAAAGCTTTCCAAAAAGCAGTAGAGCTTGGTGCTGAACCAATGTATTCAAAAGTTGGGCCAATGGAGCTCAACATTCCGGCAATTAAAGGTATTGGTGGCATGCCAATCTTTTTAGTTGACCGTGATATTTATGAAAATGACTTTGTTTTCTTTGATGATGCCGAGAAACGTCCAGTAGGGGCAGGCTTAAACGAGATTGACCACTTAACTCATAACGTCTACAAAGGCCGTATGGAGTATTGGGCAAACTTCTATGAAAAAATCTTCAACTTCCAAGAAATTCGCTACTTTGATATTAAAGGCGAATATACAGGTTTAACGTCTAAAGCATTAACAGCGCCAGACGGCATGATTCGTATTCCTCTAAACGAAGATTCGGACAAAGGAAACGGCCAAATTGCAGAGTTCCTATCTGACTTTAATGGTGAAGGTATTCAGCATATCGCATTTATTTGTGATGACTTAATCTCGACTTGGGATAAGTTAAAAGGCCTGGGTCTGAAATTTATGACTCCGCCACCAAATACGTATTATGAAATGCTAGAAGATCGTTTACCTGAGCATGGTGAACCGACTGATGAATTAAAACAGCGCGGTATTTTGCTCGATGGTAATACTAAAGACGGTCAGAAAAAGCTGTTATTACAAATTTTCTCTGAAAACATGATTGGTCCAGTTTTCTTTGAATTTATTCAACGTAAAGATGATGATGGCTTTGGTGAAGGTAACTTCAAGGCATTGTTCGAGTCGATTGAACGTGACCAGATTCGCCGTGGTGTTTTAGAAACTAAATAA
- a CDS encoding VOC family protein produces MTFAIKKIHHVAYRCKDAKETVEWYKKMLNMDFILAFAEDHVPSTKAFDPYMHLFLDAGQGNVLAFFELPTQPEMGRDENTPQWVQHIAFEVEDLNALMAAKQHLEENGVKVLGVTNHGIFHSIYFFDPNGHRLELTYNDVHAEEKIAKITEEMKVEMLEEWSKTKRAPHHTHFLHEEELGT; encoded by the coding sequence ATGACATTTGCCATTAAAAAAATACATCACGTTGCATATCGTTGTAAGGATGCGAAAGAAACTGTTGAGTGGTATAAAAAAATGCTCAACATGGACTTTATTTTAGCTTTTGCTGAGGACCATGTACCTTCAACTAAAGCCTTTGACCCATATATGCATTTATTTTTAGATGCCGGCCAAGGTAACGTTTTGGCATTTTTTGAATTGCCAACTCAACCGGAAATGGGGCGCGACGAGAATACGCCTCAATGGGTACAACATATTGCTTTTGAAGTTGAAGACTTAAATGCACTGATGGCTGCCAAGCAACATTTAGAAGAAAATGGTGTGAAAGTTTTAGGCGTGACCAACCATGGCATTTTCCACTCAATTTACTTCTTTGACCCAAATGGCCACCGTTTAGAGCTGACTTATAACGATGTGCATGCTGAAGAAAAAATTGCGAAAATTACTGAAGAGATGAAAGTTGAAATGCTAGAGGAATGGAGCAAAACTAAACGCGCTCCGCACCACACTCATTTCTTACATGAAGAAGAGTTAGGAACCTAA
- the araD gene encoding IclR family transcriptional regulator: MIEEKVSGGVQSLEVGLSVLNALLEHNQPIILKDLSSKLDMHPAKVHRYLVSLIRMEYAKQLDDGQYALGDQAWRLGLNCVQHSDTLQLVQHLIYDLQNKIGCGIQISKWSPKGPVVVQSIESNHPISIVTKVGSIMPLVNSAAGRLFASYLPEHFVRPLMEAEWQKHQELGLHIAPRNWQEFTELKDTIRQQQMSAAKGDLLTGINAVGLPVFNSNQSIEFCIVALDSEMFLPVDPHSKTIEILKNEVNLINQYIKSR; this comes from the coding sequence ATGATTGAAGAAAAAGTATCTGGGGGGGTTCAATCACTTGAAGTCGGTTTATCTGTACTAAACGCCCTTTTGGAACACAATCAACCTATTATTCTCAAAGATCTATCGAGCAAGCTCGACATGCATCCTGCCAAGGTACATCGTTATCTGGTCAGCCTTATTCGTATGGAATATGCAAAACAGCTTGATGATGGGCAATATGCTTTAGGTGATCAGGCATGGCGCTTAGGTCTAAACTGTGTTCAGCATAGCGACACACTACAGCTGGTACAGCATTTAATTTACGACCTACAAAACAAAATTGGTTGCGGCATACAAATCAGTAAATGGTCACCGAAAGGTCCTGTCGTGGTTCAATCGATTGAATCGAACCACCCTATTTCGATTGTCACTAAAGTCGGCTCAATTATGCCTTTAGTCAATTCTGCTGCGGGACGTCTATTTGCTTCTTATCTTCCAGAGCATTTTGTTCGTCCTTTAATGGAAGCTGAATGGCAAAAGCATCAAGAACTTGGATTGCACATCGCACCACGAAACTGGCAAGAGTTTACAGAGCTCAAAGACACTATTCGCCAACAACAAATGTCGGCAGCGAAAGGTGATTTACTGACGGGGATTAATGCGGTGGGTTTACCTGTGTTTAACTCAAACCAGAGCATTGAGTTTTGTATTGTCGCATTGGATAGTGAAATGTTTTTACCAGTCGACCCTCACAGTAAAACGATTGAAATCTTGAAAAATGAAGTAAACCTCATCAATCAATATATTAAAAGCCGCTAA
- a CDS encoding acyltransferase family protein: MRNYKIDILRGISILLVLLHHFNIPYKLKDTWLGFDFLGEAFSTVIARNGNYGVTMFFVISGFLITHHTLKRDKQFSAINLKHFYIRRAARILPCLGLLILGVSLLGSFDLKPFMNQAPNGIEVSYPLTIFAALTFWMNILIIKFGWVNYALGVLWSLSVEEVFYFVFPLLCLLTRSNKLFIAVLIGVILYGPYFRSLHFGEESGAYLYHYFSSFDGIAIGCLTAIFSHTYRPDWTYKKPLSWLIILGMTALYLYAPIKEVSTWGISLFAFATGLLILCFQHPSGAQAHNLFTKVMVWLGQRSYETYLFHLVVLGLMKVAFIPAQTDASIKIMLLIGYLVLTFIISAAIEKYYSTPLNNYIRKVFIKDKS, from the coding sequence ATGCGTAATTATAAAATAGATATTCTCCGAGGAATTTCTATCCTTTTGGTTCTTTTACATCATTTTAATATTCCCTATAAACTTAAAGACACATGGTTAGGTTTTGATTTCTTAGGTGAAGCATTTAGCACAGTCATCGCAAGAAACGGAAATTATGGCGTCACCATGTTTTTTGTGATTTCGGGTTTTTTAATTACCCATCACACTTTAAAAAGAGATAAACAATTCTCCGCAATTAATCTCAAGCATTTTTATATCAGACGGGCAGCGCGTATTTTACCGTGTCTAGGATTACTCATTTTAGGGGTAAGTCTACTTGGGTCATTTGATTTAAAACCTTTTATGAACCAAGCCCCGAATGGCATTGAGGTCTCTTATCCATTAACAATTTTTGCAGCTTTAACCTTCTGGATGAATATTCTGATTATTAAATTCGGTTGGGTAAACTATGCTTTAGGCGTGTTGTGGTCGCTCTCTGTAGAAGAAGTTTTTTACTTTGTTTTTCCATTATTGTGCCTGCTCACGCGTAGTAATAAGCTCTTTATTGCTGTACTGATTGGAGTAATTTTATATGGGCCTTATTTTAGATCTCTACATTTTGGAGAAGAAAGCGGCGCCTATTTATATCATTATTTTTCGAGTTTTGATGGCATAGCGATTGGCTGTTTAACTGCCATTTTTTCTCATACATATCGACCAGACTGGACTTATAAAAAACCTCTTTCGTGGTTGATTATTTTGGGCATGACCGCTCTATATTTATATGCGCCAATTAAAGAAGTGAGTACATGGGGGATTAGCTTATTTGCTTTTGCCACAGGCTTACTGATTTTGTGTTTTCAACATCCTTCAGGAGCGCAAGCGCATAATCTATTTACCAAAGTCATGGTCTGGTTGGGGCAAAGAAGTTATGAAACTTATTTGTTCCATCTGGTTGTGCTGGGGCTTATGAAAGTTGCTTTTATTCCGGCTCAAACCGACGCTAGCATCAAAATTATGCTTTTAATTGGCTATTTGGTTCTGACTTTCATCATTAGCGCAGCAATTGAAAAATATTATTCCACCCCACTTAACAACTACATTCGAAAGGTTTTTATTAAAGATAAATCATAG
- a CDS encoding YcbK family protein: MKRYLGLLFLSLTACSTQTPKPTIPLHTQTSLPQPTKPVVRIKPQPEAYVAWLATGDHRQSVQAYKQFLKQKGLADLVPDHELLRSARDWQKCGVEPYAVPPREIWSNIVPTLSILKALVDAGVINDFEVTSVYRALSLNRCAGGADASRHVFNAALDFRIGPEQPSDLDQFNIQQTKTKLCQFWETKGQALNMGLGVYASGQIHIDSQGFRSWGSDHHYRTSICQ, encoded by the coding sequence ATGAAGCGTTATTTAGGTTTACTTTTTTTATCTCTCACAGCGTGTAGTACTCAAACTCCCAAGCCAACAATTCCTCTGCACACCCAGACCTCTTTACCTCAACCTACAAAACCAGTGGTCAGAATAAAGCCTCAACCCGAGGCGTATGTTGCATGGTTAGCTACAGGCGATCACAGGCAGTCTGTGCAAGCTTACAAGCAATTTCTTAAGCAAAAGGGTCTTGCCGATTTAGTTCCAGATCATGAGTTATTACGTTCAGCTCGAGACTGGCAAAAATGTGGAGTCGAGCCTTATGCGGTGCCACCAAGAGAAATTTGGTCCAATATTGTTCCGACACTTAGCATTTTAAAAGCGTTAGTTGACGCTGGTGTAATTAATGATTTTGAAGTGACTTCGGTCTACCGTGCTTTATCTTTAAACCGCTGTGCAGGTGGTGCGGATGCTTCCCGACATGTCTTTAATGCAGCACTTGATTTTAGAATTGGCCCAGAACAGCCGAGTGATTTAGACCAGTTTAATATTCAACAAACCAAAACCAAACTGTGTCAGTTCTGGGAAACAAAGGGCCAAGCACTTAATATGGGGCTAGGTGTTTATGCTTCGGGACAAATTCATATTGATAGCCAAGGGTTCCGTTCATGGGGATCTGACCATCACTATAGAACCTCAATTTGTCAGTGA
- a CDS encoding HutD family protein — MIELIRADQYTKMLWKNGAGFTLEIARSQGEADFEWRISMADVTTSGPFSLFPNKQRIISVLDGQGMVLHVDDLPAKTLNQGDIFAFHGESQIQSELVDGAIRDLNLIYDPAKFYARFQWLNEAAEQTFISSADLIFIFNQGGETQVNVDEHSFEIAAHETLKIEKNTGVTSVHFTQIQAKSCYVIELIQR, encoded by the coding sequence ATGATTGAATTGATCAGGGCCGATCAATATACAAAAATGCTTTGGAAAAATGGTGCGGGTTTCACTTTAGAAATTGCTCGAAGCCAAGGTGAGGCTGACTTTGAGTGGCGCATTTCGATGGCAGATGTAACTACTTCTGGGCCATTTTCGCTATTTCCCAATAAGCAGCGAATTATTAGTGTACTCGATGGACAGGGCATGGTTCTGCATGTCGATGATCTTCCTGCCAAGACGCTAAACCAAGGCGATATTTTTGCTTTTCATGGTGAGAGTCAGATCCAAAGTGAACTGGTAGACGGTGCAATTCGAGATTTAAATTTAATTTATGATCCAGCAAAGTTTTATGCTCGTTTTCAGTGGTTGAATGAGGCAGCGGAGCAGACATTTATTAGCTCGGCAGATCTAATTTTTATCTTTAACCAGGGTGGTGAGACACAAGTGAACGTTGATGAGCATTCCTTTGAAATTGCTGCCCATGAGACTTTAAAAATTGAAAAAAATACTGGGGTAACATCGGTTCATTTTACTCAAATTCAGGCAAAAAGTTGTTATGTTATTGAGCTAATTCAACGTTAA
- the hutC gene encoding histidine utilization repressor, translating to MPRTSKQEHAELSIEADSPVPLYQRVKQLISQKIYEGSWAVNKKIPSESELVNQLGCSRMTVNRALRELTTEGLLVRIQGVGSFVAEGQGRTALFQINNIADEIIARNHKHHAEVLVLEQIYANAEQSVLMQTREGQRLFHSIIVHYENDVPVQVEDRLVDAALIPDYLQQDFKTITPNAYLMAKAPVTEGEHIVEAVLASAQECKWLKITKAEPCLLIRRRTWSNKQLISSARLIYPGSRYYLEGKFNP from the coding sequence ATGCCCAGAACATCAAAACAAGAACATGCTGAGCTTTCGATTGAAGCTGATAGTCCAGTTCCTTTATATCAACGCGTCAAACAGCTAATTTCACAAAAAATTTATGAAGGCTCGTGGGCTGTAAATAAAAAAATTCCTTCGGAAAGTGAACTCGTTAATCAACTCGGCTGTAGCCGTATGACGGTAAACCGTGCGCTACGTGAGTTAACCACTGAGGGCTTGCTTGTGCGAATTCAGGGCGTTGGTTCTTTCGTAGCCGAAGGACAGGGCCGTACTGCACTTTTTCAGATTAATAATATCGCCGATGAGATTATTGCACGAAACCATAAGCACCACGCTGAAGTTTTAGTCTTAGAACAAATTTATGCAAATGCAGAGCAAAGCGTGTTAATGCAGACTCGCGAAGGGCAAAGATTATTTCACTCGATTATTGTGCATTATGAAAATGATGTGCCTGTTCAGGTCGAAGATCGTTTAGTCGATGCAGCACTGATTCCAGATTATCTACAACAAGATTTTAAAACGATTACGCCTAATGCTTACCTCATGGCAAAAGCGCCTGTGACGGAAGGTGAGCATATTGTCGAGGCCGTTTTAGCATCTGCTCAAGAGTGCAAGTGGTTGAAGATCACCAAAGCTGAACCATGTTTACTCATCCGTCGCCGTACATGGTCAAATAAACAACTCATTTCAAGTGCACGTTTGATCTATCCGGGCAGCCGCTATTATCTCGAAGGGAAATTTAATCCATGA